In one window of Acanthopagrus latus isolate v.2019 chromosome 15, fAcaLat1.1, whole genome shotgun sequence DNA:
- the ubtd1a gene encoding ubiquitin domain-containing protein 1a, giving the protein MWQANCRRMHNLADWISGTVMGGCVGRSRMDGQGSAQSSTRSKKRGARNEPLKKERPKWKSEYPMTEGQLRSKRDEFWDTAPAFDGRKEIWDALRAAALAAECNDLELAQAIVDGACITLPHGSLTESYDELGNRYQLPAYTLAPPVNLISETSTESKVSESTQKQAQAPPCRQEFQLRVRLSSGKDVRLTASLADSIAELKKQLQEQEEIEVTRQRWFFSGKLLTDKTRLQDAKIQKDFVVQVIVNTNPAVIAN; this is encoded by the exons ATGTGGCAAGCAAACTGCAGGCGAATGCATAATTTAGCAGACTGGATTTCCG GGACAGTGATGGGAGGCTGTGTGGGGAGGAGCAGGATGGATGGACAAGGGAGTGCCCAGAGCTCGACAAGGAGCAAAAAACGTGGAG CGCGCAATGAGCCCCTCAAGAAGGAGCGTCCAAAGTGGAAGAGCGAGTACCCGATGACGGAGGGCCAGCTGAGGAGCAAGAGGGACGAGTTTTGGGACACGGCTCCGGCCTTTGATGGACGGAAAGAGATCTGGGACGcactcagagcagcagcccTGGCTGCAGAGTGTAATGACCTGGAGCTAGCACAGGCTATAGTGGACGGAGCCTGCATCACTCTGCCACACG GCTCTCTCACGGAGAGTTACGATGAACTGGGCAACCGCTACCAGCTCCCAGCCTACACTTTAGCCCCGCCTGTCAACCTCATCAGCGAGACGTCCACTGAGAGCAAAGTTTCTGaatccacacaaaaacaagcccAGGCCCCTCCCTGCAGGCAGGAGTTCCAGCTGCGGGTGCGACTGTCATCAG GAAAGGATGTGCGTCTGACAGCCAGCTTGGCGGACTCCATCGCCGAGCTCAAGAAACAattgcaggagcaggaggaaatcGAGGTGACCCGCCAGAGGTGGTTCTTCTCCGGAAAGCTCCTGACCGACAAGACTCGCCTGCAAGACGCCAAGATCCAGAAGGACTTTGTCGTCCAAGTGATCGTCAACACTAACCCTGCGGTCATAGCCAACTGA